The Bos taurus isolate L1 Dominette 01449 registration number 42190680 breed Hereford chromosome 18, ARS-UCD2.0, whole genome shotgun sequence genome has a window encoding:
- the SEC1 gene encoding galactoside 2-alpha-L-fucosyltransferase SEC1 isoform X2: MWDMRAVAPQRPAAGHPRAGWPRKLKTAATRFWATCPSSSTVCFLFVIFAVSTVFHCHRRLALVPAPWAYAGHVVLFPRHLPRGGVFTINAKGRLGNQMGEYATLYALAKMNGRAAFIPPQMHSTLAPIFRITLPVLHDATARSVPWQNYHLNDWMEEQYRHIPGEYVRLTGYPCSWTFYHHLRAEILQEFTLHAHVREKAQNFLRGLRVNGSRPSTYVGVHVRRGDYVRVMPTMWKGVLADRGYLQQALDWFRARHHSPLFVITSDDMAWCRRNINSSHRDVVFAGSGQQGSPARDFALLTQCNHTVITVGTFGIWAAYLAGGSTVYLANFTLPGSRFRMIFKPQAAFLPEWVGIAANLGQARESHP; this comes from the coding sequence CCGCCACGAGATTCTGGGCCACCTGCCCTTCCTCATCCACCGTCTGCTTCCTCTTTGTCATCTTTGCGGTGTCCACTGTTTTCCACTGCCACCGGCGCCTGGCCCTGGTGCCCGCCCCTTGGGCCTATGCAGGTCACGTGGTCTTGTTCCCCAGACACCTGCCGAGGGGGGGCGTGTTCACCATCAACGCCAAAGGCCGCCTGGGGAACCAGATGGGGGAGTACGCCACCCTGTACGCCCTGGCCAAGATGAACGGGCGCGCCGCCTTCATCCCGCCCCAGATGCACAGCACGCTGGCCCCCATCTTCCGAATCACACTCCCGGTCCTGCACGACGCCACGGCCAGGAGCGTCCCCTGGCAGAACTACCACCTGAACGACTGGATGGAGGAGCAGTACCGCCACATCCCGGGGGAGTACGTGCGCCTCACCGGCTACCCCTGCTCCTGGACCTTCTACCACCACCTCCGCGCCGAGATCCTCCAGGAGTTCACCCTGCACGCCCACGTGCGTGAGAAGGCCCAGAACTTCCTGCGGGGTCTGCGGGTGAATGGCAGTCGGCCGAGCACCTACGTGGGGGTCCACGTGCGCCGTGGGGACTATGTCCGAGTCATGCCCACCATGTGGAAGGGTGTGCTGGCCGACCGGGGCTACCTGCAGCAGGCCCTGGACTGGTTCCGCGCTCGCCACCACAGCCCGCTCTTTGTGATCACCAGCGACGACATGGCCTGGTGCCGGAGGAACATCAACAGCTCCCACCGGGACGTGGTGTTCGCGGGCAGCGGCCAGCAGGGCTCGCCGGCCAGGGACTTCGCGCTCCTCACGCAGTGTAACCACACCGTCATCACTGTGGGCACCTTCGGTATCTGGGCCGCCTACCTCGCTGGGGGGAGCACCGTCTACCTGGCCAACTTCACCCTGCCCGGCTCCCGATTCCGCATGATCTTTAAGCCCCAGGCGGCCTTCCTGCCCGAGTGGGTGGGCATCGCAGCCAACCTGGGGCAGGCCAGAGAGAGCCACCCCTAG
- the FUT2 gene encoding galactoside alpha-(1,2)-fucosyltransferase 2 isoform X1, whose translation MLSTQTFFFFPTAPFILFVFTASTIFHLHQRLEKMQPTWELEALEPATMETPSRPQPRPQLKGMWTINAIGRLGNQMGEYATLYALAKMNGRAAFIPPQMHSTLAPIFRITLPVLHDATARSVPWQNYHLNDWMEEQYRHIPGEYVRLTGYPCSWTFYHHLRAEILQEFTLHAHVREEAQNFLRGLRVNGSRPSTYVGVHVRRGDYVHVMPNVWKGVVADRRYLEQALDWFRARYSAPIFVVSSNGMAWCRENINASRGDVVFAGNGNEGSPAKDFALLTQCNHTIMTIGTFGIWAAYLAGGETIYLANYTLPDSPFLKVFKPEAAFLPEWIGIPADLSPLLKH comes from the coding sequence atgcTCAGCACGCAGACATTTTTCTTCTTCCCCACGGCCCCCTTCATCCTCTTTGTCTTCACGGCTTCCACcatatttcaccttcatcagaggCTAGAGAAGATGCAACCCACGTGGGAGTTAGAGGCACTGGAGCCAGCAACTATGGAGACGCCCTCGCGTCCCCAGCCGAGGCCCCAGCTCAAGGGCATGTGGACCATCAACGCCATAGGCCGCCTGGGGAACCAGATGGGGGAGTACGCCACCCTGTACGCCCTGGCCAAGATGAACGGGCGCGCCGCCTTCATCCCGCCCCAGATGCACAGCACGCTGGCCCCCATCTTCCGAATCACACTCCCGGTCCTGCACGACGCCACGGCCAGGAGCGTCCCCTGGCAGAACTACCACCTGAACGACTGGATGGAGGAGCAGTACCGCCACATCCCGGGGGAGTACGTGCGCCTCACCGGCTACCCCTGCTCCTGGACCTTCTACCACCACCTCCGCGCCGAGATCCTCCAGGAGTTCACCCTGCACGCCCACGTGCGTGAGGAGGCCCAGAACTTCCTGCGGGGTCTGCGGGTGAATGGCAGTCGGCCGAGCACCTACGTGGGGGTCCACGTGCGTCGAGGGGACTACGTCCACGTTATGCCCAACGTGTGGAAGGGCGTGGTGGCTGACCGGCGATACCTAGAGCAGGCCCTGGACTGGTTCCGTGCTCGCTACAGCGCCCCCATCTTTGTGGTCTCCAGCAATGGCATGGCCTGGTGTCGGGAAAACATCAACGCCTCCCGTGGCGACGTGGTCTTTGCCGGCAATGGCAACGAGGGCTCGCCCGCCAAGGATTTTGCCTTGCTCACGCAgtgtaatcacaccatcatgaccaTTGGGACATTCGGGATATGGGCCGCCTACCTCGCAGGTGGAGAGACCATCTACCTAGCCAATTACACCCTCCCAGACTCTCCCTTCCTCAAAGTCTTTAAGCCAGAGGCAGCCTTCCTGCCAGAGTGGATTGGGATCCCTGCTGACCTGTCCCCACTCCTCAAGCACTGA
- the FUT2 gene encoding galactoside alpha-(1,2)-fucosyltransferase 2 (The RefSeq protein has 3 substitutions compared to this genomic sequence) has translation MFSTQTFFFFPTAPFILFVFTASTIFHLHQRLEKMQPTWELEALEPATMETPSRPQPRPQLKGMWTINAIGRLGNQMGEYATLYALAKMNGRAAFIPPQMHSTLAPIFRITLPVLHDATARSVPWQNYHLNDWMEEQYRHIPGEYVRLTGYPCSWTFYHHLRAEILQEFTLHAHVREEAQNFLRGLRVNGSRPSTYVGVHVRRGDYVHVMPNVWKGVVADRRYLEQALDWFRARYSAPIFVVSSNGMAWCRENINASRGDVVFAGNGNEGSPAKDFALLTQCNHTIMTIGTFGIWAAYLAGGETIYLANYTLPDSPFLKIFKPEAAFLPKWIGIPADLSPLLKH, from the coding sequence atgcTCAGCACGCAGACATTTTTCTTCTTCCCCACGGCCCCCTTCATCCTCTTTGTCTTCACGGCTTCCACcatatttcaccttcatcagaggCTAGAGAAGATGCAACCCACGTGGGAGTTAGAGGCACTGGAGCCAGCAACTATGGAGACGCCCTCGCGTCCCCAGCCGAGGCCCCAGCTCAAGGGCATGTGGACCATCAACGCCATAGGCCGCCTGGGGAACCAGATGGGGGAGTACGCCACCCTGTACGCCCTGGCCAAGATGAACGGGCGCGCCGCCTTCATCCCGCCCCAGATGCACAGCACGCTGGCCCCCATCTTCCGAATCACACTCCCGGTCCTGCACGACGCCACGGCCAGGAGCGTCCCCTGGCAGAACTACCACCTGAACGACTGGATGGAGGAGCAGTACCGCCACATCCCGGGGGAGTACGTGCGCCTCACCGGCTACCCCTGCTCCTGGACCTTCTACCACCACCTCCGCGCCGAGATCCTCCAGGAGTTCACCCTGCACGCCCACGTGCGTGAGGAGGCCCAGAACTTCCTGCGGGGTCTGCGGGTGAATGGCAGTCGGCCGAGCACCTACGTGGGGGTCCACGTGCGTCGAGGGGACTACGTCCACGTTATGCCCAACGTGTGGAAGGGCGTGGTGGCTGACCGGCGATACCTAGAGCAGGCCCTGGACTGGTTCCGTGCTCGCTACAGCGCCCCCATCTTTGTGGTCTCCAGCAATGGCATGGCCTGGTGTCGGGAAAACATCAACGCCTCCCGTGGCGACGTGGTCTTTGCCGGCAATGGCAACGAGGGCTCGCCCGCCAAGGATTTTGCCTTGCTCACGCAgtgtaatcacaccatcatgaccaTTGGGACATTCGGGATATGGGCCGCCTACCTCGCAGGTGGAGAGACCATCTACCTAGCCAATTACACCCTCCCAGACTCTCCCTTCCTCAAAGTCTTTAAGCCAGAGGCAGCCTTCCTGCCAGAGTGGATTGGGATCCCTGCTGACCTGTCCCCACTCCTCAAGCACTGA